The Nitratidesulfovibrio sp. SRB-5 genomic sequence TCCGGTGGTGGTCCGCAACGACGACCCCGCCGTGCCCGCCATGGCCGAAGACCCGGCGCTGGAAATGGTGTGCATCTCGCCTGGCCCCAGCCACCCCCGCAACGCGGGATTCTGCCTCGATTTCCTGTCGCGCCTGCCGCACCGCGTGCCCGTGCTGGGCGTGTGCCTGGGCCATCAGGTGCTGGGCCTGTTCGCCGGGGCCACCGTGGATGTGGGCCCGCGCATCATGCACGGCAAGACCTCGGACATCACCCACGACGGGCAGGGCCTGTTCCACGGCGTGCCCAGCCCCATGCAGGTGGGCCGCTACCACTCGCTCATCGTGCACGCCGAGGAACGCCCCGACCTGCTGGCCGTAACCGCCCGCGCCCCCGAAGGCGAGGTGATGGCCCTGCGCTACACCGACCGCCCGTGGGTGGGCGTGCAGTTTCACCCCGAATCCGTGCTGACCCCCGACGGCGTGCGCATGCTCGCCAACTTTCCCGCCCAGGTGGCGGGGAAGTAAAAGCGGGGCTCCGCCCCGCGCCCCGCAAGGGGGCGGTGGCCCCCTTGACCCCTTGTGCGGGACCGGTTCGCACTACGTGCGATCCGGTCCCGGCAGCAACCGCAACGGGCAACCAACCCCCAATCGAAAAGTTTGGGGGGATGGGGGTTCGGGGGAAGGGGACCCTTTCCAAAGGGTCCCTTCCCCCGGTGGCTCCCAGATTAAGGAGACAGCAAATGCAGACCGCAACGTCTACCATACTGGAAACACTGGCCACGGGCATGGACCTTGCGCCGGAGCTGGCCGAGGCCGGGTTCTCGCGCCTGATGGACGGCGAGATGACCTGCGCGCAGGCGGGGTCGTTCCTGATGGGCCTGCGCATGAAGGGCGAGACCCCGCAGGAGCTCACCGAGGCGGTGCGCGCCGCGCTGGCCCGCGCCGTGCGGGTGACCGGCATTGACGGCCCCAC encodes the following:
- a CDS encoding anthranilate synthase component II, which codes for MFLLIDNYDSFTFNLVQAFYGLGLHPVVVRNDDPAVPAMAEDPALEMVCISPGPSHPRNAGFCLDFLSRLPHRVPVLGVCLGHQVLGLFAGATVDVGPRIMHGKTSDITHDGQGLFHGVPSPMQVGRYHSLIVHAEERPDLLAVTARAPEGEVMALRYTDRPWVGVQFHPESVLTPDGVRMLANFPAQVAGK